AAGCCATGACAGCTAGTAGAGAACAAACAATCACTGAACACGGGAAACGAAGCCTCTGAGCAGCAGATGCGTAAGGAAAATCACAACGGTGCAATTCTTGAGCACGTCAACCTTTGACCCTATATCTGTGGCGCACGTAACAGCCTTCTTTCCTCCTCTGCAGAGGCTGGGCTTTCGTGTGGGCGAGCACGTGTTGCTGTACGCGCGCATCGGCGACCGCACGGTGATGAGGCCGTACACGCCGGTCAGCCGCACAGATCATCGCGGCAGCTTCGACATCATGGTCAAGATCTACCCGGCGGGCGTGTCCAGGAAGCATCCCAACGGTGGCCTCATGAGCCAGTACCTGGACAGCCTACAACCGGGGGATAAGATAGAGGTGCGAATCCCCAGCTTCGTGGCTGTCTTCGAGTAGAAAGTTGGCTCATGGCTATTCCAGAACATTTACATATTTAGCGCGGAATAGGACGGGCGACAAGATGCAACAAGACAGGCCAAGCGAGTAACTTCAAAATGATACGTAAACGGACCGACAACCATGGGGGGTGGCGGGACCCGGAACGTGTCATGAGATTTTGGTTCgcagttgaagcgagaggcagtacgaaggTGAGTTCGCTCGCTTGCTGCAGGTCATATATCTTGAGACCAACCGTCTTACGGGATGAATAGACGGAGGTTTTTCCCATTGGGTAAGCATAagatgcttacgcatttaaaatccgctttcattccaccctgtgaaagtggatgtatacagcgaagctggggcggacgttagacaagtaccaccaccccAGCTAACGTTAGACGAGCTAACGCTAGCACCATGCACCACCGCAAGCGACGTACGatacgcgcgcacgcaggtgggCTGAAGCGCAGcacacatcctcattcttctaggccgtccgccaagcgcaagtgcattattgaactaaattaatgtttaaaagtaaattgcgtcagaataTGCGTAAGGTACGACTTagacacaagctgcagacatgatagcttcggattgttattcgaatgtgcgagaaaacaaccgcgaaaaacgaaaaacaaagcgcttttccagctgccgttcgaggTATGTCTGAGTGGCTGCGGTCGCCATGTGGCGGTACCGTAAGCACAGCATACATCCgcattcttgtaggccctccaCTTCAAAGTGGCTTCGCCACCCGTCCTTTGTTCTTGCGTTCTTTCTGGCTTATGAAGCCTTCTCTCgctagaagcttttttttattatagaAGGGTATTTTACTAATTTAGCTGAAATAGTTTTTTTCATTTAGCGTCCCTTTGACTAACTCCTCCGCGGCCGCAGATCCAGGGTCCGAAGGGCCGCTTCGTCTACGAAGGGCGTGGCCTCTTCGCGACTGCCGACGGCCGCCGGCTGCCGCTCGTGACTCGACTTGGATTGGTGGCGGCCGGAAGCGGCGTCACTCCGATGCTGACAGCTGCTGCGACACCTTCTCGCCGACGGCATCGACCAGACGAGCGTCATGATGATCGACGTCAACCACAGCGAGGAAGACATCATCGCGCGCCAGGAACTCGACGAGTACGCCAAGAACCACGGGGGTTTCAGGTCGGTGCGCACGAAATCGCAGGTGACAGTCAGCGACGGAATCTGGCCTTTGGTTGCGCAGATGTAGAACGTGGCACCGTTACGAGATGTCGGGAGACAGTGGGCAGTTTTAGTTTGTTCTGACAAGGCGAAAGAAAAAGGACGCAGGAATAAATATTGACGAAACATTGAAGGTATAGCGAAAGGCACAATCGATTCATAATCGacaaaaacagaagaaagaaCATAGAGTATACGAGTATTGTTCCGATAAAGCTATTCATGACTCCTTTACAAAGAAGTCGAAATATCTACTGAAGTTGTTGGAAACCTTTGCACAAACTAAAAGCAGACAGAGACGGAAACATGTACAGGCACGAATGGCGCTATTACCAACTGCAACAATGCAAAACATAAAAAGAACAGACAAAACAGGAACCCACGTTaaggaaaacaaacaaaagccGCACAAACACACGCTCCAATGAACACGTCTTCCCACGCCAACTATAAATGCAGTGTTTCGAATGCTTTCGGTTATAAACCACCACTCTTGCCTATACTGACACGAAGAAAGTTCAGGCGAAAATTGAATCCGACGAAGctatagagtttcctacaaaatttACAAGCGAGAACTTTGAAGCTCCGATCGTTCAGGCACCATGGGAGTGTTCCGTGGGAAGTCGGTAGATTTTATTAATCGTCATACTTGCGCCATCAGACAACCCTGTTGGGCTCATTTATtacgcggccgcatttcaatggggctgAAATGCGATAACGCTCGTGTACTATagacttaggtgtacgttaagcAACCCCAGGTGGAACCCTCGCACTAAGGTGTTTCATAGCCTCAGTGTCGCTAAGGGGACTATAAACCCAACGAATCAACTGTATACCGCTCAAACCACTGTTCGCTTAGTTCATGCATTCTCTGCACGCAGCATACGGTATGTGTTGAGCAAGCTGCCTACGTACGAGGGCGTGGCGGGCTACTTGCCAGGACCCCTGAACCTGGACATCATGACCGAGCACCTTCCGCCGCCGGACTCTGGCACGATGGTGCTGTGCTGTGGGCCCCCACGGTTCATCGCCGACGTCTGCGCGCCGGTCCTCAGGGAGATCGGACACAAGCCGCACAGAGTGCTCTGCTTTTGAACGCGCGGCTCCGGCCACCGCTTTTCTTGTCTTCCAAACTGTGCGGCTGCATTTTGGATCGATGACGAAAGAATACTTCATTGAATAAACACTTTGCCTATATAGATGACTATATTATTCATCCCGCGCGAACTGTGCGGTTGATTTCTCGGTCGATAACGCAATAATTAAATGCTTCCTTAAATAATGCCGCAAAGTATATGTACAAAAAAGATTGAGCAAAAGGTGTCAAATAAATGCAGGCAGACCTGTTTGATGCAGGTACTGCAGCAATGAATTTGAGCATTTTTTTTGTCCGTTATCCAACGGGCAAGGTTCTCCGAAACATTCGGCTTTAGTTTGGTCTTTCTAAGAAGAATCGGTTCCGTATTCGGTTGCAGGTATTGTGGTAACCCAAGTGGCCAGACGTCGGGTCGTCGTGAAAATCCTGGAGAACTTCAGCACAGAGAGAGCGCGGAACGACAGGAACCCACCAATGGCCCTCCGGGTGATAAATGTAGCGGTAGAGAACATCGTCCCCTAAGTTGAGTTTGAGCTGTCTTCGATTAGGTGGGAATGAAACACCAATGAGGCGATCCATGATGTCGTGGCAATAAGGGTCAGTGCGCTGGTTGGCAGAAGACACAGAAGGGCGGCTGGATGGCAACTGGGCCAAGAAAGCAATAGGTAAAACTGGAGACGCGACGTCCGCGCGGCCAAGTTGACAAGGCCGGTGACGTAACGTGATCCAAAAATGGCGGCGCAGCGGGAAAGAGCGCcggcgtcttggtgcttctttcCGGACTTATAAACGGCATCGAAGTCATATGCAGTTAATCTGGCGATGCGGCGTGCAAGGCGTCCCGACAAGTTTTTTTGATCGTTGACAACCAACATAGCGTATGATGATCGGTAACAACAGTGAAATGTCGACCGTGCAGGTATGGGTGAAATTTCTGCACCGACCATGgaacagccaggcactcctgctccgtgattgtgcgctttttttttttttgcgcagaagTCAAAACGCAGCTTGCATATGCCACGACTTTCACGCGAGAAGCGCGGTTgcgctgcagcagcacggcgccAATTCCTTGGCCGCTAGCGTGAGTGTGCAGTAGAGTGGCTACCTTACCGTCGAAATGACAAAGGACGGGTGGGGAGGTGAATGCGCGCTTAAGGTCCTGAAAATCGGCTTCGCACCGATCGCACCACTGGAAGGAACTGGCACTGGCAAGAAATCCATGCAGGGGCGCGGAAATAGTGGCAAAGTGCCGGCCTAAGCAACGGAAGTATGAGGCGAGACCAAGGAAGCTACGCAGTTCTTTTGCACGAAGTGGGCGTGGAACGTTGAGCACTGCGGAAATCTTATCCGGATCAGGTTGAACGCCGTATTTGTTTACAAGATGGCCCCAGAACCTTAATATCTGTGCtagcgaagcggcacttcttggtGTTTAGTTGAAGACCAGCACTTGCAAGACATGTGAGCACTTCGTCGAGACGCTGCAAATGCTCCGGAAAAGTCGaagaaaagacgacaatgtcgtcgaggtaacataggcaggttttcaaCTTGAGACCACGAAGAAAGCAGTGTCATTCTTTCAAACGTGGCGGGagcacgttgaactcgtaaaggccACCAGGAATAGAAAAGGCGGTCTTTGTCAGCTTcgtgcattggaatctgccaaatACCCGAGCTAAGATCTAGACTGGAGAACTATTCCGCCCCTTGGAAAGAATCAAGTGCGTCATCAATGCACGACATAACCTTAAGGGTGATGTTATTTAGCGCTCGGTATAATCAACACAAAAACATATAGAGCCATATTTCTTCTGTACTAAAACAACGGGTGATGTCCAATAACTTGCAGAGGGGTGCATgatgtttttttaacacgaaagtttTTTATGCCGGGTTACGCGATGAACTTCCATTacaggatgtaacggatgtgaagTTCGGCGccaacgaggaggaggaggaacaaacttttatttaaaccagcagtttagttggctgggcctaggcctcccacgtggggacatcgaggtcttgcctcttcgcctcCTCGCAggcgccaacgagtaaaataAGTTTTAAGGCGAAATATCACGTCACGTACAGCAAAGTTAATTAATCATTCATTAGTGAttgaattaaggtggatgaaggaggattagggtggattaagatgGGTTAAGGTgtatgaaggaggattaaggtggattagggtgcattaaggtggattaaggtggatgaaggagaattaaggtggattataatagattaaggtggattaaggtgaattaatgTGGATTaaagaggattagggtggattaaggtggtgAACCTAGGTCACCTACTCAGAAGTGACcgtgatcacgagaaggaaatttacagaagaataaaattgggtcggagtgcatacggcaggcattaccaaatcccgaccgggagcttaccactgtcgtcgaagagaaaagtgtacaatcattgcattctaccggtgctgccATACGGGTCAGAAAAAGTTAAgaaccgtacaaagagcgatggaacgaaacacacacaacacacaccacacacacaccacacacacacacacacacacacacacacacacacacacacacacacacacacacacaccacacacacaccacacacacacacacacacacacacacacacacacacacacacacacacgcacacacacacactcacacacactacacacaccaacacacacacacacacacacacacacacacacacacaccacacacacacacacaacacacacacacacacacacacacacacacacacacacacacacacacacaccacacacacacacacacacacacacacacacacacacacacacacacacacacacacacacacacacacacacacacacacacaccacacacacacacacaccacacacacacacagggtcaCACAAACTatcatacagctttctgttgctcaataagtgctacatagaagtgtttttccgagtgtgaaaggagcccgcgaatgcaggaaaagtgcctcgagcggccagtcacgcggcaatattGCACAGATAGCACAAGCACAGATATTTTACAGAAAGGGATATATCAGGCGAACGACCCTTGATGCGCAATAGAGAAGCGAAAGGAGGTTGCTTGCGCCTTGATTTATTCATCAAAATTATGGATTTccaaatttattcacttagcacatacGTAAGATCTGCCCGACTCTTTGCCAATCCCCGTGACTGGGTACGTGCCAAAGACtctaaggtcatcatcatcatcagcttgtgCGCGTCTGTTGATGTTAACTCCAACCGATACCGCAAGAAAGAGTGCAAGATTAACTACGCACAGTATTGTGGTAGGTGTTACGTCACTGCCTCGCATTATGGGcgaaactgcatttttttttcgtttgatgCTGTGAAATCGCAATCTAGAATTATATTGCGTGACCAAATATTTTCCAGCTTTTTCGTTTGTTGTTCCAAAGTTAGTTGCTCCTCCTGAGTCGGTATGTCATGTGTTGAGCCAAGAGCAATAACAAACCTTTCGTTTTCGATCGcttgtttcttttgtttattcTTGCGCGTAAATAACTTTCATCAGCTGCTGTGCCACCATAATATACCCCCGTTATGTAATAGCCATGTCATGaggccacaacaacaacaacagagacAATAACGTCTCGCcgagaagaagcagaagaagattGTTAGGACGGCTGGTAAGGAAACTGCGCCCAGATCGCCTTTCACATTTCCTTCATCCCGAGCACAGAAAGTGTACGCCAGTCATACAACCACATGGATCGTATCGGTGACGTTTTTCTGCCTCGGCTTTGTCTGATATTAGCGCATTCGTTTATCGTTTCACGGCGACCGCTGCAAACGCGGTTCCTTGTGTACGCCGGTGAAATTTCACACCACAGGGCGCAAGAATCAAAGAGTATAACAACGCTGTTATCCGCTGCTGGACGAACTGACGCCAAAGACACGAGGAGAACACTCCGGAAATACGCTCCATGTCGTTGGCGCCTGATGGAGTGCGTCTTCAACGGATATCTATTGCATACATGCCAGATTACCCAAATTTCTCGTAAAGTTTGCGAATTTGGGCACATTTTACGATTTTAAGAGACTAGCGTCAAGTTTCACGAAACATTACTTCTGTTTGCGAAAATGTACCGCACGTTGCAAGTTTTTGATTTCGAAAGGATTCAAGACGGCtacttgcttcgagcaagttttTACAAACAAGTTCTGAAGCAGGTGAAATTGGCAACAGCTAAGTCGCCgaaaaagtcactgtgatctagAAACAGTTTGTTGCTTGTCAGTGTTTCCTGTTCCAAATTTGCTGCATGCTTCGTGCGCTGCGCCTAAAGCTAATTAAATGCTAAAGCTAAGAAGACGTGCGCTCAggccaagtaaaaaaaaaaaaaaaaaatgcgcaccaCCTTCCCTCTTCCTTAGCTCAACTTTATGTGTTAATTATCCTGCGCTGCATTTCAATTTGCAGTTTTACCAAACTGGTCAAATCTCGATCGGAGCAGTCTTGAGAAAGTTTCACCATAATAAAGCTGGTGAATTTCACCAAGGTTTCCACAACCTTTACACGTTGTTGCCGTGGTGCGCTTTATCGACATTTTTACTCATCGCTGTGCGAACATTACAGCACATTCCACCGGGCACGTGACATCTGTCACAATATTTTTGAACAAGGTGAGATCATTTGTTTCCACAGTTGGCAGGCTGGCAAGAAGCGAGGAAATGGCCTCGACCAAGGAGCAAGTATCGCCAAGGTTTTCTTCTCGCAGCAtctcaatagcttttttttttcttgggggggggggggggggggggggaggggcaaagTGTACAGGATTGTAGGGCAGAAAGTGAGAAAACGTTGCTCAAGGCAACTTCAGTAGCCCCAAACTTCCAGACATTGCCCTGCAGCAGGGTGGAAAACATGTTGCAAGCATATTTGCGAGAATCGTCAACAGCACTGGCAAAGAAATAGTAAATACATTAGACCATGCTGTGTATACGTATAAAAGGAGAGAATATAACGTCACATAGCTTAATACACACAGCACAGTATAAAAGAAGGGAACTGCATGCAACAGTAATAAGGATGCGATAGGCACTACGCTAAATGCCATTGAAAAAACGAGCACGTTTAGCCCATTTTAAACTGTCACAGTCGAGAAATTTAAATATACAAACTGGATCTGGAACATGTAACTAAATGAATTTGGTTGATGACCAGAGCATTCAGCAACATTGGCAATGTGTGGCGCATCATCTGCATACCATAGCTTGCAcgtaatt
This window of the Dermacentor silvarum isolate Dsil-2018 unplaced genomic scaffold, BIME_Dsil_1.4 Seq33, whole genome shotgun sequence genome carries:
- the LOC119434941 gene encoding NADH-cytochrome b5 reductase 1 encodes the protein MRLTVNRRPILVFLASAAAAFGAVALAVLLVRKIRVALAGEVLLTQERASYTVRLEQRIPVTHNVRLFRFALKSPQQRLGFRVGEHVLLYARIGDRTVMRPYTPVSRTDHRGSFDIMVKIYPAGVSRKHPNGGLMSQYLDSLQPGDKIEIQGPKGRFVYEGRGLFATADGRRLPLVTRLGLVAAGSGVTPMLTAAATPSRRRHRPDERHDDRRQPQRGRHHRAPGTRRVRQEPRGFQHTVCVEQAAYVRGRGGLLARTPEPGHHDRAPSAAGLWHDGAVLWAPTVHRRRLRAGPQGDRTQAAQSALLLNARLRPPLFLSSKLCGCILDR